A stretch of Mesoplodon densirostris isolate mMesDen1 chromosome 9, mMesDen1 primary haplotype, whole genome shotgun sequence DNA encodes these proteins:
- the NDUFA4 gene encoding cytochrome c oxidase subunit NDUFA4 has product MIRQIIGQAKKHPSLIPLFIFIGAGGSGAALYVLRLALFNPDVSWDKKNNPEPWNKLGPNDQYKFYSVNVDYSKLKKEGPDF; this is encoded by the exons ATGATCCGCCAGATCATCGGTCAGGCCAAGAAGCATCCTAGC TTGATCCCCCTCTTCATATTTATTGGAGCGGGAGGTAGTGGAGCAGCGCTGTATGTTTTGCGCCTGGCATTGTTCAATCCAGATGTCAG ttgGGACAAAAAGAATAACCCAGAACCCTGGAACAAACTGGGTCCCAATGATCAGTACAAG ttcTACTCAGTGAATGTAGATTACAGCAAACTGAAGAAAGAAGGTCCAGACTTCTAA